A genomic window from Sulfurimonas sp. includes:
- a CDS encoding inorganic phosphate transporter, whose product MEMETMKKLEKKALKTSGTDLTRLGFALFFMIAVLTFSFLNSGGVSNNLFLAVAALIGAYMAMNIGANDVANNVGPAVGSKAMTLTMAIMIAAVFEAAGAIIAGGEVVKTIKKGIIDVAAFGGNPDPFIWAMMAALLAAALWLNFATAMRAPVSTTHSIVGGVMGAGIAAAGFSIVSWGTMGKIAASWVISPVLGGLIAAGFLYAIKKTIVFKEDKVQAAKTYVPVFVAIMAWAFVTYLTLKGLKKIWPSVVELLNMLPLVSIEMTKKPSFLTALILGAIFAVAVYFFVKGKVSNNTTTLENNKSSVNQLFTIPLVFAAALLSFAHGANDVANAIGPLAAINDAIVNGGISSKAAIPFWVMAVGALGIAIGLALYGPKLIKTVGTEITELDQIRAFSIAMAAAITVIIASQLGLPVSSTHIAIGGVFGVGFLREWLALNKDEKVVIEEELEHLEEETQTLKAYKAELKSLQEKENKLPEDFERITILYKMIEDEKMLIKSTKKTIKRTEKTQYVKRDAVKKIIAAWVITVPAAAILAAMLFFTIKGIMI is encoded by the coding sequence ATGGAAATGGAGACAATGAAAAAGCTTGAGAAAAAAGCTCTCAAGACAAGTGGTACAGATTTAACAAGATTAGGCTTTGCCCTATTCTTTATGATTGCTGTATTAACATTTAGTTTTTTAAACAGCGGTGGTGTATCTAACAACTTATTTTTAGCAGTAGCAGCATTAATTGGTGCATATATGGCTATGAATATTGGTGCAAATGATGTAGCAAATAATGTGGGTCCTGCTGTTGGATCAAAAGCTATGACTCTTACTATGGCTATTATGATAGCTGCAGTGTTTGAAGCTGCTGGTGCCATTATAGCAGGTGGTGAAGTTGTAAAGACAATTAAAAAAGGTATTATTGACGTTGCCGCATTCGGTGGGAACCCTGATCCTTTTATTTGGGCTATGATGGCTGCACTTTTAGCTGCTGCACTATGGCTTAACTTTGCAACAGCTATGCGTGCTCCTGTTTCAACTACACACTCAATAGTTGGTGGTGTAATGGGTGCCGGTATCGCAGCAGCAGGTTTCAGTATAGTTTCTTGGGGTACTATGGGTAAAATTGCAGCTTCATGGGTTATTTCACCTGTACTAGGTGGACTTATTGCTGCAGGTTTTTTATACGCCATTAAAAAGACTATAGTATTTAAAGAAGATAAAGTTCAGGCTGCCAAAACTTATGTACCAGTTTTTGTAGCTATCATGGCATGGGCATTTGTTACATACCTCACACTAAAAGGTCTTAAAAAGATCTGGCCAAGTGTTGTTGAACTATTAAATATGCTTCCTCTAGTTTCAATTGAAATGACTAAAAAGCCAAGCTTTTTAACTGCTTTAATTCTTGGTGCTATCTTTGCGGTTGCTGTTTACTTCTTTGTAAAAGGTAAAGTATCTAATAACACTACGACTTTAGAGAACAATAAATCAAGTGTAAATCAACTTTTTACTATCCCCCTTGTATTTGCAGCAGCACTTCTTAGTTTTGCTCACGGTGCAAATGATGTTGCAAATGCAATTGGACCATTAGCAGCTATAAATGATGCCATTGTCAATGGAGGAATCTCTTCTAAAGCTGCAATTCCGTTTTGGGTAATGGCTGTAGGTGCACTAGGTATTGCCATAGGTCTTGCATTATATGGTCCAAAACTTATTAAAACAGTAGGAACTGAGATAACCGAGCTAGATCAAATAAGAGCATTCTCTATTGCTATGGCTGCAGCTATTACTGTTATTATCGCTTCACAATTAGGTTTACCTGTTAGTTCAACTCACATTGCTATCGGTGGTGTATTTGGTGTTGGATTTTTAAGAGAGTGGCTAGCTCTAAATAAAGATGAAAAAGTAGTAATAGAAGAAGAGCTAGAACATTTAGAAGAGGAAACTCAGACTCTAAAAGCATACAAAGCTGAACTTAAATCTCTTCAAGAAAAAGAAAACAAACTTCCTGAAGATTTTGAAAGAATCACTATTCTTTACAAGATGATAGAAGATGAAAAAATGCTGATAAAGTCAACTAAAAAGACTATAAAAAGAACTGAAAAAACTCAATACGTTAAAAGAGATGCAGTTAAGAAAATTATTGCAGCATGGGTAATTACTGTTCCTGCAGCAGCAATTCTTGCAGCTATGTTATTTTTTACTATCAAAGGTATAATGATATAG
- a CDS encoding redoxin domain-containing protein: MKEKIKHYLKEISLFFLVMVVFANIFSFYRAINLNKQALDINYSYNKSKPILIHIWATWCPTCHIEASNIQSISKDYQVLTFAVKSGSDEEIKQYMDDNNLNFNVINDYEGYYARNFNVSAYPTTFIYDKDQNLIFNEVGYTSTIGLRLRMWYASL, from the coding sequence ATGAAAGAAAAAATCAAGCACTACCTAAAAGAAATATCTTTATTCTTTTTAGTAATGGTAGTGTTTGCAAATATTTTTAGCTTCTATAGAGCCATTAATTTAAACAAGCAGGCTCTAGATATAAACTACTCATATAACAAATCAAAACCTATTCTTATTCACATCTGGGCTACATGGTGTCCGACATGTCATATAGAGGCTTCAAATATTCAGTCTATATCAAAAGATTATCAAGTATTAACTTTTGCCGTAAAGTCAGGCTCAGATGAAGAAATAAAACAATATATGGATGATAATAACCTAAATTTTAATGTTATTAATGATTACGAAGGATATTATGCAAGGAATTTTAATGTAAGTGCATACCCAACAACTTTTATCTATGATAAAGATCAAAACCTAATCTTTAATGAAGTCGGATACACAAGTACTATAGGTCTAAGACTTAGAATGTGGTATGCTAGTCTTTAG
- a CDS encoding ion transporter: MYEKIRTLVESSKFQNFIIALIVINGITMGLETSKSIVDSFGTLLHTFDILVISIFTVEIILRIYVHRVSFFKDPWSIFDFIIVAISLVPANAGFEIFRILRVLRLFRLITVVPQMRKIVSALISVIPGMISIAALMSLFFYIFAIMSTQLYGEKFPEWFGTLGASFYTLFQIMTLESWSMGIVRPVMEVYPQAWVFFVPFIFLVTFVMINLIVAIVVDAMAELNKGESEHLIDEVHLSEIHTNEHIIALRAEIKELKDMLRSKD; encoded by the coding sequence ATGTACGAAAAAATTAGAACCTTAGTTGAGAGTTCAAAATTTCAAAATTTCATTATTGCTTTAATCGTTATAAACGGTATCACTATGGGGCTAGAAACATCAAAAAGTATAGTTGATAGCTTTGGCACACTTCTACATACATTTGATATTTTAGTAATATCAATCTTTACTGTTGAGATTATTCTTCGTATTTATGTTCATAGAGTCTCATTTTTTAAAGATCCATGGAGTATATTTGACTTTATAATTGTTGCTATCTCTTTAGTACCGGCAAATGCAGGTTTTGAGATATTTAGAATACTAAGAGTTTTAAGGCTATTTAGACTAATAACTGTAGTACCGCAAATGCGTAAAATAGTTTCTGCTTTGATCAGCGTTATACCTGGGATGATCTCTATTGCAGCTCTTATGAGTTTGTTCTTTTATATATTTGCCATAATGTCTACACAGTTATACGGTGAAAAGTTTCCAGAATGGTTTGGTACTCTAGGAGCATCATTTTACACACTATTTCAGATTATGACCTTAGAATCATGGTCTATGGGGATAGTACGCCCTGTTATGGAAGTATATCCACAAGCATGGGTGTTTTTTGTACCTTTTATATTTCTTGTGACTTTTGTTATGATCAACTTAATAGTAGCAATTGTAGTTGATGCTATGGCTGAACTAAACAAAGGTGAGAGCGAACATTTAATAGATGAAGTACACTTGAGTGAGATACATACAAATGAGCATATAATAGCTCTTAGAGCAGAGATAAAAGAGTTAAAAGATATGTTAAGGTCTAAAGACTAG
- a CDS encoding molybdopterin-dependent oxidoreductase, with protein MYLQSRRTFLKGAAFTVAGAAIAKGVFTTDAVAESVKDSKFTNTPDSLSFYPPMEEWENFSELSGQDWKRGGIERHGVKSESNPDGIEAHDYTIVPTACSNCEASCGLTAWIDKKTFTVKKYMGNPLHPASRGRNCAKGYATQSQMYDPDRIAFPLKRAAGSARGEGKWVRTTWDEAMTAIGKKMGDTLAKGDELSKKTVMFHVGRPNENGFTGKVWHTLGCDAFNSHTNICSSGGRTPTIQWANDDRSSPDWANAKLIFLNSSHAADAGHYFQQSASFIADARAKGAKLVVMDPRMSNSAGMADMWIAAWPGTEPLIYLYLAQRILNEKKVDKDFVKKWLNWEVMMDNKDYLKFMVEKGYIKKAPKKNTFDAFLDTITEMYQPYTLEHVSKETHVPAYKLEELYDMFIWAGSSISTYFWRATAAGNRGGWMSGRTGFLPLALRGAIGPEGGTFFHHFHVISVAGKGGSATVGQGKRGSNIPKVDVYNELTWPPEWPLSTYELSYLLPHLLADTEWQKKWQAKGLNVPEKLSVWIPRMYNPVWINPDGFRWIDTIKDEKKMELTFNLSPVWSETNWYVDYVLPVGLAGERHDQHSEATMPARWTSFRQPVMRVALEKAGWKPKNPNRATLEAHIKAGLGEVWEENEFWFDMCVNYIDPTGKLGIKKMWESKKNPGKPVTISEWYDAAFGDNLPNLKATATADSRYKNAEFPVYEYMREHGAWMEENNIYSAQEKEIKETSTHYISHGHKYEKKHVHINKRTGVMTAESHGKKKSIGIEIDGKKMEGFATLDKKLDFFCEWLADDWKWPEYAVPFYPRTPKEKKEMKHIVSHVDHSYMTEKNSYALNTVFRLPYNIHTRSANSKHLMEISQNHDPIWISTGDAKRQGFKRGDAIRVRIVDSVTGLESGYFVAMAVPTEGVLPGTLACSHHGGRWKLVNSVTIPNGVTDGKVDSQPMPRDMTDPKFMAHSPENAGAVGAQIKIEDYDGTSGLNSFGVPTAELSMDGKEGKLKYTKGITPFHSERFAEYNRDSGNIWWDGLSGSWQNAVAAAHPDPISGMHCWHQKVILEPSQAGDKIGDIYVNYENNFKIYKGWRDDLTRPLNEKDTLRRPQHIKRPWVPLSDKAYKVKIKG; from the coding sequence ATGTATTTACAAAGTAGAAGAACATTTTTAAAAGGCGCTGCATTTACTGTTGCAGGTGCCGCTATTGCAAAAGGTGTATTTACAACTGATGCAGTTGCTGAGTCAGTAAAAGACTCTAAATTTACAAATACTCCAGATTCATTATCGTTTTACCCACCGATGGAAGAGTGGGAAAACTTTTCTGAGTTAAGTGGACAAGACTGGAAACGTGGTGGTATTGAACGTCACGGTGTTAAGAGTGAATCAAATCCGGATGGTATTGAAGCTCACGATTACACTATCGTACCTACTGCTTGTTCAAACTGTGAGGCTTCTTGTGGTTTAACAGCTTGGATTGATAAGAAAACTTTTACAGTTAAAAAGTATATGGGTAACCCATTACACCCAGCTTCTCGTGGTCGTAACTGTGCAAAAGGTTATGCTACACAATCTCAAATGTATGATCCAGACCGTATAGCATTCCCACTTAAGCGTGCTGCAGGTTCTGCTCGTGGTGAAGGTAAGTGGGTTCGTACTACTTGGGATGAAGCTATGACTGCTATTGGTAAGAAAATGGGAGATACACTAGCTAAAGGTGATGAGTTATCTAAGAAAACTGTAATGTTCCACGTTGGTCGTCCAAATGAGAACGGTTTCACAGGTAAAGTTTGGCATACACTTGGTTGTGATGCATTTAACTCACACACTAACATCTGTTCATCTGGTGGTCGTACTCCAACTATCCAATGGGCGAATGATGATAGAAGTTCTCCGGATTGGGCTAACGCTAAGCTTATTTTCCTTAACTCATCTCACGCTGCTGATGCTGGTCACTACTTCCAACAATCAGCTTCGTTTATTGCAGATGCAAGAGCTAAGGGTGCAAAACTTGTAGTTATGGATCCACGTATGTCTAACTCTGCCGGTATGGCTGATATGTGGATCGCTGCATGGCCTGGTACTGAGCCTTTAATTTATCTATACTTAGCTCAAAGAATTTTAAATGAGAAGAAAGTAGATAAAGATTTCGTTAAGAAATGGCTAAACTGGGAAGTTATGATGGATAACAAAGACTACCTTAAATTTATGGTAGAAAAAGGTTATATCAAAAAAGCTCCTAAGAAAAACACTTTTGACGCATTCTTAGATACTATAACTGAGATGTATCAACCGTATACTTTAGAGCATGTATCTAAAGAGACTCACGTTCCTGCATATAAACTAGAAGAATTATATGACATGTTCATTTGGGCTGGTAGTTCAATCTCTACTTATTTCTGGCGTGCAACTGCAGCTGGTAACCGTGGTGGATGGATGAGTGGTCGTACAGGTTTCTTACCATTAGCACTTCGTGGTGCAATCGGACCTGAGGGTGGTACTTTCTTCCACCACTTCCATGTTATTTCTGTAGCTGGTAAAGGTGGTTCTGCAACTGTTGGTCAAGGTAAACGTGGTTCTAACATCCCTAAAGTTGATGTTTATAATGAACTTACTTGGCCGCCAGAATGGCCATTGTCAACTTATGAGTTGTCATACCTATTACCACACTTATTAGCGGATACTGAGTGGCAGAAAAAATGGCAGGCTAAAGGTCTAAATGTACCTGAAAAACTGTCTGTATGGATTCCTCGTATGTATAACCCAGTTTGGATTAACCCAGATGGTTTCAGATGGATCGATACGATCAAAGATGAAAAGAAAATGGAACTTACATTTAACCTTTCACCTGTATGGTCTGAGACTAACTGGTATGTTGATTATGTTCTTCCTGTTGGTTTAGCTGGTGAGCGTCACGATCAACACTCTGAAGCTACAATGCCGGCACGTTGGACATCTTTCCGTCAGCCTGTTATGCGTGTAGCATTAGAGAAAGCTGGATGGAAACCTAAAAACCCTAACCGTGCTACTCTTGAAGCTCATATCAAAGCTGGTCTTGGTGAAGTATGGGAAGAGAATGAGTTCTGGTTTGATATGTGTGTTAACTATATTGATCCTACTGGAAAACTTGGTATCAAGAAAATGTGGGAATCTAAAAAGAACCCAGGTAAACCTGTTACAATTTCTGAGTGGTATGATGCTGCATTTGGTGATAACTTACCAAATCTTAAAGCTACAGCAACAGCTGATTCAAGATACAAAAATGCAGAGTTCCCTGTATATGAGTATATGAGAGAACATGGTGCTTGGATGGAAGAGAATAATATCTATTCTGCACAAGAAAAAGAGATCAAAGAGACTAGTACACACTATATCTCACACGGTCATAAATATGAGAAAAAACATGTACATATTAATAAACGTACAGGTGTTATGACAGCTGAATCTCATGGTAAGAAAAAATCTATCGGTATTGAGATAGATGGTAAGAAAATGGAAGGTTTCGCAACACTAGATAAGAAACTTGACTTCTTCTGTGAGTGGTTAGCTGATGATTGGAAATGGCCAGAATATGCAGTACCTTTCTATCCTAGAACTCCAAAAGAGAAAAAAGAGATGAAACACATCGTATCTCATGTAGATCACTCTTATATGACTGAGAAGAACTCGTATGCATTAAATACAGTATTCCGTTTACCGTACAATATCCATACACGTTCTGCGAACTCTAAGCACTTAATGGAGATTTCACAAAACCACGATCCAATCTGGATCTCAACTGGTGATGCTAAGCGTCAAGGTTTCAAACGTGGTGATGCTATCCGTGTTAGAATCGTGGATTCTGTAACAGGATTAGAGTCTGGTTACTTTGTAGCTATGGCTGTACCTACTGAAGGTGTTCTTCCTGGTACTCTAGCTTGTTCACACCACGGTGGTAGATGGAAACTTGTTAACTCAGTAACTATTCCAAATGGTGTAACTGATGGTAAAGTTGATTCTCAGCCAATGCCACGTGATATGACTGATCCTAAGTTTATGGCACATTCACCTGAGAATGCAGGTGCTGTAGGTGCACAAATTAAGATCGAAGACTATGATGGAACAAGTGGCTTAAATAGCTTCGGTGTTCCAACTGCTGAATTATCTATGGATGGTAAAGAGGGTAAACTTAAATATACTAAGGGAATTACACCTTTCCACTCTGAGAGATTTGCTGAATACAACCGTGACAGTGGAAACATCTGGTGGGATGGTCTAAGTGGTTCATGGCAAAATGCTGTAGCTGCAGCTCACCCGGATCCAATTTCTGGTATGCACTGTTGGCACCAAAAAGTTATCCTTGAGCCATCTCAAGCAGGTGACAAAATTGGTGATATCTATGTAAATTATGAAAACAACTTCAAAATTTACAAAGGTTGGAGAGATGATTTAACTCGTCCTCTAAATGAAAAAGATACACTACGTCGTCCACAGCACATTAAACGTCCGTGGGTGCCATTATCTGATAAAGCATACAAAGTTAAAATCAAAGGTTAA
- the nrfD gene encoding NrfD/PsrC family molybdoenzyme membrane anchor subunit encodes MAAHEILAATNAVVTLDVAIPGTVWPWLVTVNMWAKSIGTGVIFMLFLLLRKHPESAKDLRFSTTLVSIIFIHIFLLFTLADLHQPFRMWHIFFYPHVTSAITIGAWMATIFVGLLFLLAYFSFIKKDNAAFDKWLTPVVILAIPVTMYTAALMSQCTARELWQMPTETAQMILAALLAGSATMILLGGSKLDEKAQRTLGAVLGLSAFMSFTMYMAEYIFGPMKAEEVAAVLEYIKGDGPYTVMFWLGQWVAYLIPMGLILLARTNNSASILKLAAILAIAGLWVVKHVWLMIPQLLPMS; translated from the coding sequence ATGGCAGCACATGAAATTTTAGCAGCGACTAATGCTGTAGTTACTTTAGATGTAGCTATCCCTGGTACAGTTTGGCCTTGGCTTGTTACGGTTAATATGTGGGCAAAATCTATCGGTACAGGTGTTATTTTTATGCTTTTCTTACTTTTAAGAAAACACCCTGAATCAGCTAAAGATTTAAGATTTTCAACTACTTTAGTGTCAATTATATTTATACATATATTCTTATTATTTACACTAGCAGATCTACACCAACCGTTTAGAATGTGGCATATCTTTTTCTATCCACACGTAACATCGGCAATTACTATTGGTGCATGGATGGCTACTATTTTTGTTGGTTTACTATTTTTACTTGCATACTTTTCTTTTATCAAAAAAGACAATGCAGCGTTTGATAAATGGTTAACTCCTGTAGTTATTTTAGCTATACCTGTAACAATGTATACAGCAGCACTAATGAGTCAATGTACTGCACGTGAATTATGGCAAATGCCAACTGAAACTGCTCAAATGATCTTAGCTGCATTACTTGCTGGTTCTGCAACTATGATCTTACTTGGCGGAAGCAAGTTAGATGAAAAAGCTCAAAGAACTTTAGGCGCTGTTTTAGGTTTAAGTGCATTTATGTCTTTCACAATGTATATGGCAGAGTATATCTTCGGACCAATGAAAGCAGAAGAAGTTGCTGCAGTACTTGAATACATCAAAGGTGATGGTCCATATACTGTAATGTTCTGGTTAGGTCAATGGGTTGCATACTTAATCCCAATGGGTCTAATTCTATTAGCTAGAACTAACAATAGTGCTAGTATTTTAAAACTTGCTGCGATTTTAGCAATAGCAGGTCTGTGGGTAGTTAAACATGTTTGGCTAATGATTCCACAATTATTACCAATGAGTTAA
- a CDS encoding 4Fe-4S dicluster domain-containing protein: MQLGFLVDLHLCMGCKGCEIACKVENEVPLSTWRLRVKYVDVGTFPETKRTFTPLRCNHCENAPCERICPVSALHYLENGIVNIDKERCIGCAGCVMACPYGAIYIDPQTQTADKCTYCAHRVASSMMPACVVACPVQANIFGDLDDPTSNISQYISKNQSNVQVRKPEKGTNPHHYYTSGGNVNLNPLASHRVDGHSLFNKITTLPVGGHH; the protein is encoded by the coding sequence ATGCAATTAGGCTTTCTAGTTGATTTACATCTTTGTATGGGATGTAAAGGCTGTGAAATCGCATGTAAAGTGGAAAATGAAGTTCCACTAAGTACATGGAGACTTCGTGTTAAATATGTAGATGTTGGAACTTTTCCTGAAACAAAGAGAACTTTTACACCTCTTAGATGTAACCATTGTGAAAATGCACCGTGTGAAAGAATTTGTCCGGTATCTGCTTTACATTACTTAGAAAACGGTATTGTAAATATCGATAAAGAGCGTTGTATAGGTTGTGCTGGTTGTGTTATGGCTTGTCCGTATGGAGCTATCTACATAGATCCTCAAACACAAACAGCAGATAAGTGTACATACTGTGCTCACCGTGTAGCTTCTTCAATGATGCCAGCGTGTGTTGTAGCATGTCCTGTTCAAGCTAATATTTTTGGTGATTTAGATGATCCAACATCAAATATTTCTCAATATATAAGTAAAAACCAAAGTAACGTACAAGTTAGAAAACCTGAAAAAGGTACTAACCCTCACCACTACTACACAAGTGGAGGAAATGTAAACTTAAATCCTTTAGCTTCTCATAGAGTTGATGGACATTCTTTATTTAACAAGATTACAACATTACCAGTAGGAGGTCACCACTAA
- a CDS encoding DUF2231 domain-containing protein: MLHPAIAHFAISLPIISLILGIAYLYKPNELMSKISSRFFVFAALFIIAAYFTGKHDGSEVFMSLGGEGRKLLLAHKDLGLYITIAMAFAAIIKFYGCQKQNKKVEIVSVVLVALIAAGVLYQGKMGGELTFTHGAHVKDHAKGLECIDDPEEYLDSLAEDAEE; encoded by the coding sequence ATGTTACACCCTGCAATAGCACATTTTGCTATCTCACTACCAATTATCTCACTTATACTAGGCATTGCTTATCTATATAAGCCAAACGAACTTATGTCAAAGATCTCTAGCAGGTTTTTTGTATTTGCAGCACTTTTTATCATAGCTGCTTATTTTACTGGCAAACATGATGGCTCAGAGGTCTTTATGTCATTAGGCGGTGAAGGAAGAAAACTTCTTTTAGCTCATAAGGATCTTGGTTTATACATTACGATAGCAATGGCTTTTGCTGCTATTATTAAATTTTATGGATGTCAAAAACAAAACAAAAAAGTTGAGATAGTATCTGTAGTATTGGTAGCTCTTATAGCAGCGGGAGTACTATACCAAGGTAAAATGGGAGGTGAGCTTACGTTCACTCATGGTGCTCATGTAAAAGATCATGCTAAAGGTTTAGAGTGCATTGATGACCCTGAAGAGTATCTTGATTCACTTGCTGAAGATGCCGAAGAATAA
- the hisD gene encoding histidinol dehydrogenase, protein MIFTSSTSNSFDLEFEELLSRGKMDIENVSGIVGGIIKEIKEDKNKALFGHIAKFDNWEPKEDDDLKISTESMLHAYNNINGELRDALHLAYERIKTYHEKQKPKSWFDDEPNGTILGQRVTPVDSAGLYIPGGKAAYPSSLLMNVIPAQVAGVQEIVVCTPTPDNEPNELLLAACHLCGVTEVYKVGGASAIAAMAYGTENIPKVDVITGPGNIFVATAKKMVFGDVNIDMIAGPSEIGILADESANPNHLAVDLLSQAEHDEMASSILITPSQTLANTVKIKIEDWLQKLSRQEIARKSIETRGAIIVTKDMDEAIDLMNQLAPEHLEIATNNAFELLASIKHAGAVFLGHNTPEAVGDYVAGPNHTLPTGGTAKFYSPLGVENFMKKTSIISFSKKGINEIGEECALIANTEGLTAHEQSVRVRMDK, encoded by the coding sequence ATGATTTTTACAAGCTCAACAAGTAATAGTTTTGATTTAGAGTTTGAAGAGCTTCTAAGCCGTGGAAAGATGGATATCGAAAATGTTAGCGGTATAGTAGGCGGAATAATAAAAGAGATAAAAGAGGATAAAAACAAAGCTTTATTTGGACATATTGCGAAGTTTGATAACTGGGAACCAAAAGAGGATGATGATCTTAAAATATCAACTGAATCTATGTTACATGCTTACAATAATATAAATGGTGAATTAAGAGATGCACTGCACTTAGCATATGAAAGAATCAAAACTTATCATGAAAAACAAAAACCTAAATCTTGGTTCGATGATGAGCCAAACGGAACAATATTAGGACAAAGAGTAACACCTGTGGATAGTGCAGGACTTTATATTCCAGGTGGAAAAGCTGCATATCCGTCTTCACTTTTAATGAATGTTATTCCGGCACAAGTTGCAGGTGTACAAGAGATAGTAGTATGTACTCCTACACCAGATAATGAACCAAATGAACTTTTACTTGCAGCTTGTCACTTATGTGGTGTAACAGAAGTTTATAAAGTTGGTGGAGCATCTGCTATTGCTGCTATGGCTTATGGAACTGAAAATATTCCTAAGGTTGATGTTATTACAGGACCTGGAAATATTTTCGTTGCAACTGCTAAAAAAATGGTTTTTGGTGATGTTAATATAGATATGATCGCAGGACCAAGTGAAATTGGGATTTTGGCAGATGAGAGTGCAAATCCTAATCACTTAGCGGTAGATCTACTTTCACAAGCTGAACATGATGAGATGGCAAGTTCTATATTGATAACTCCTTCTCAAACTTTAGCTAATACTGTAAAAATTAAAATAGAAGATTGGTTACAAAAACTATCTCGCCAAGAGATAGCTAGAAAATCTATTGAGACACGCGGAGCTATTATAGTTACAAAAGATATGGATGAAGCAATTGATCTTATGAATCAGTTGGCACCTGAACATTTAGAGATAGCTACTAATAATGCCTTTGAATTATTAGCATCTATAAAACACGCAGGTGCTGTGTTCTTAGGTCATAATACACCAGAAGCTGTTGGTGATTATGTAGCTGGACCAAACCATACACTTCCAACTGGAGGTACAGCCAAATTTTATTCGCCACTTGGTGTTGAGAACTTTATGAAAAAGACGTCAATTATATCTTTTAGCAAAAAAGGTATTAATGAGATTGGTGAAGAGTGTGCCCTCATCGCAAATACAGAAGGTTTAACAGCTCATGAGCAATCTGTAAGAGTAAGAATGGATAAATAG
- a CDS encoding thioredoxin family protein encodes MYKILFIMLMSVLTLMASDVNWEKDYHSALKKAKEQNKPVLFISSRHSCKYCVMLEETTLKDARVLKALDRDFISVTSYSDERDYMPRELWRPGTPAIWFLMPSGEPMFEPVMGAIDANNFLQALAIVKEEFNKRKGTKNDFYKLNK; translated from the coding sequence ATGTATAAAATTTTATTTATAATGCTTATGAGTGTATTAACTCTTATGGCATCTGATGTTAACTGGGAAAAAGACTACCATAGTGCATTAAAAAAAGCAAAAGAACAAAATAAACCGGTACTTTTTATAAGTTCACGTCATTCGTGTAAGTACTGTGTAATGCTAGAAGAGACAACTTTAAAAGATGCTAGAGTACTCAAGGCTTTAGATAGAGATTTTATATCAGTTACGTCTTATTCTGATGAGAGAGATTATATGCCACGTGAATTATGGAGACCTGGGACTCCTGCTATTTGGTTTTTAATGCCATCTGGTGAGCCAATGTTTGAGCCTGTTATGGGTGCAATAGACGCAAACAATTTTTTACAGGCTTTAGCTATAGTTAAAGAAGAATTTAATAAAAGAAAAGGAACAAAGAATGATTTTTACAAGCTCAACAAGTAA
- a CDS encoding shikimate kinase, which yields MKNIVLIGFMGVGKGSVAREVIKHSEYITIDTDDLIETMENKKIKKIFQEDGEKHFRSIEKKVAHWLETSLKNTLISTGGGFYKQKNIKDIGVIVLLDSPFEDIIKRIKAHPNAVKKIKKRPLLNDLKLAQKLYDERRPEYLEVADVVIDVTNKSAYDCAKELLKKVKKYV from the coding sequence GTGAAAAATATAGTACTAATTGGTTTTATGGGTGTCGGCAAAGGTAGTGTGGCTCGTGAAGTTATAAAACATTCAGAGTACATTACTATAGATACAGACGATCTTATAGAGACAATGGAAAATAAAAAAATAAAAAAAATATTTCAAGAAGACGGTGAAAAGCATTTTAGATCTATTGAAAAAAAAGTGGCTCATTGGTTAGAAACAAGTTTAAAAAATACTCTTATTTCAACTGGTGGTGGTTTTTACAAGCAAAAAAATATAAAAGATATTGGAGTTATTGTTTTACTTGACAGCCCTTTTGAAGATATAATAAAAAGAATAAAAGCCCATCCAAATGCTGTTAAGAAGATTAAAAAAAGACCACTCTTAAATGATCTGAAACTTGCTCAAAAGCTATATGATGAACGTCGTCCTGAATATTTGGAAGTTGCAGATGTGGTTATAGATGTTACTAATAAAAGTGCTTACGATTGTGCTAAAGAACTTTTAAAAAAGGTAAAAAAGTATGTATAA